The region CTGTTGTTAAGGTCACATATACTCGTAAGCCAAAGGCTACTGAGCAAAACCCTACTAACACTAATCATTCAACTCACACTAAACGTGTAAATACCTTTACTCATGAGAGCAACAAGATTAGCCATAGCAATAATGGTTTTGATTATAACAACGGTCCAAAAGCTATTACCATTCCAGTTAATAATAGAAGTACTGATCAAATTATTAATCGGCTTAGAAATAACGGTTATCAAGTAACAGTTAATGCTAATGGTGAAATTACTTCGATTATCAAAGTAAATGAAAATAAAGTTTATAATTACACGATTTCTCTAAAAGGAAAATTAATCCTTACTTCTATTACATCATTAGAAAATTCTTCTAAAGCTAATAATAGCATGAGTAATTCACTATCAACTTCACAAAATGGTAAGGAAAGTCAATCTACTTCGATGAAGGAATTACCACAAACGGGAAGCAAAGATGATGATTTAGCTTCTATTGGTCTTGCGATGGCAACTATTAGTGGCTTGTTAGGATTGATTGTAGATCGGAAACGCAAACAACAGTAAATTATAAGCTGACTTAGAATAAATTATGTTAACTAAATAACCAAGTATTCCAATAAAATACTTGGTTATTTTTATATGCTGAGATCGCCATTCTACGGTCAAGTTCCTGCAATAAGCTTATAACTTAATAATTAAAGCCACTAGAATTACAATTCTTGATTTTTGCTGTTTTCAGCTTGAAATACTAGTGCTATTTCTTACAAATAACACTAGGTAATGCATTTAAAAGCCTTGTTATATCAACGTTTTAAGTGGTTGATAAAATTTAATAGTGTTATAATTATAGATATATAATAAATAGCACTAGATATACTTTAGTGAAATTATTAATTGAAAAAGGTGGAATTTTCGAAATGAAGCAAATTGTAAAACCGATTAAAGATTCTTGGGTACTTTCTGCAGTTCAACAATCTTTAAAAGAAGATTTTAAGACGGGACAACGCAATTACACAATCTTTCAAGTTGGTAAAGCAACCCTCTTACGAGTAAGTGATGTGTTACGGCTAAAAAAATCAGACGTTTATGATGAGCGTGGTCGTGTAAAACGAAATGCTTATATTATCGATAAAAAAACTAGAAAGCCAAATACTTTATATCTTAAGCCAGTTGAACGTGACTTAGAAGACTACTTTGACTGGCTAAAAAAGTATCAGCAAGAAAATCCAACTGATCCTGTATTTTTTAGCGAATGGCTATTTCCTTCATTTACTCATCCCGATAAACATATTGATGAAAAACGTTATTACATGATCATGCACAAGGTGGGTGAAAAATTGAATATTAATTATCTTGGCACCCATACTATGCGAAAAACAGGTGCTTATCGTGTCTATCAACAAACTAACCATAATATTGCCCTAGTCATGAAACTACTAAATCATTCTTCTGAAGAAATGACTTTGGCCTATTTAGGTTTAGATCAAGATACTCGGGAACACATTTTAGATACAATAGATTTTGGATAATTTAAAATATATAACTTGTTTCAAACGATGTTAATTCAGTTTTATTATTTATATAAAAATAATGTTTAACACATAAAATATTTTTATAAGATGGTTTTTATTAAAAATATAAAATTATAATTAAAAAACAGTTGACTATTAATTAAAACATGATATTATTATTTCCAACAAGTAAATCATTTAGCTTTGATAAGAAAAGTAACATAAAATGAAGTTTGCAGAGAGTCTTCATATTGGTGAAAGAAGATAACTAAATTTTATTGCGAAAATCACCTTTGAGCTGAATATGCGATATTAGCATATTCAGGGGCCGCCCTATATAGCGGCGACGTATCGTCCACTTTTTAGTGGGCCGCACGTGCAGAGATCAGCTTTTTTGCTGATGAATATAGGTGGTACCGCGTAGAAGAAACGCCCTATTAGGTCAATTAGATCTAGTAGGGCGTTTTTGTTTTATCTAAGCTAAAAGTATAGAAATGGAGAGATTTTATGAAAAAGTGGGTAAAATTATTCGGTGGTATGGCTACAACTGCTGTAGCAGTAGGAATGTCAGCATGTTCCAATTCGTCAACGCAGGCGAAATATGACAAAACATTGTCATGGATGACAACATCTGAAATTCAAACTTTAGATCAAAATAAAATGGTTGATACAACCAGTGGAGAGCAAGGAGTCAATGTATTTGAAGGACTTAATCGATTGGATGATCAAGGGAATATTCGGCCAGCTGTTGCTAAAAAATCCATCCCTAGTAAAGATGGAAAAACTTGGACTTTTACCTTAAGAAAAAATGCCAAATGGTCTAACGGGGATCCAGTGACAGCAGACGATTTCGTTTATAGTTTGCAAAGAACCTTAGACCCTAAAACGCATTCCCAGCAGCAAAATATTTACCAAGCTGTTAAAAATGCTAATGAAGTGGCCGCTGGAAAAGCTTCTCCGGCCAAGCTGGGAGTAGAGGCTAAAGATAAACATACTTTAGTGGTGCACCTTAAAAATCCAGTCCCATACTTTAAAACGATGACCGCTTCAAACTGGAATCCAGTTAACGAAAGAGTCGCAAAGAAATATGGAAAAAAGTATGGAACTGCTTCAAAGTATATGGTTTACAATGGCCCTTATATCCATACTGGCTGGACCGGATCTAATTTATCATGGAAATTGAAGAAGAATAATTATTACTGGGATAAGAAAAACGTTAAGCTCAACACTGTTAACTACAGTGTGCAAAAAACACCGTCAACTGACTACAATCTTTATCAATCTAAAAAGTTAGATGGTGCATATTTAGATGCGTCCGCCTCAAAGCAGCTGAAGCACCAAGCCGGCTATCGCGTATTTAGTGCTGATCAAACAGAATATTTAACTTATAGTTTAACTAATAACAAAGATTTAGCTAATGTAAATTTACGGCGCGCTATTTCTATGGCTCTAAATCGTAAAGCCTTAGCTAAAACAGTTGGCCCTGCCAATACCGTAGCTACTACTTTTACTGGTCCAGAAGAAACTGTTGGGAGTACAAACTTTAATAAATATTTTGCTAAAACTAATGCGACTAGTAAATACACCAATTTTAATAAGAAGGAAGCACAAGTTCTCTTTAATCAAGCGTTAAAGGAATTAAAGAAGCCCAAAGTGGAGTTTACTTTGGGTGGAGATGACGACGATGTGTCTAAAAAGGTGATGGAATATCTTCAAAGCCAGCTGGAAAGCACCTTTGGTAAACAGATGGTAGTAAATGTTAGATCGATGCCTAAAACCACCAGAGTAAGTAATATGCTCAATGGTAAATATGATGTTGATCTTACCGGATTAATTACAGACTATACTGATCCAAATTCAATGTTGGGTAGTATGACAACTGGTGAAAATTACAACTTTGGTAAATGGTCAAATAAGAAATTTGATAGATATATAAATGCTTCAAATAAAGAGATGAATACTCAAAAGAGATTGGAAGACTTAACTAAGGCTGAAGAAGTCCTTGATAGTCAACAACCTCTAACTCCACTTTATCACGAAGGACAAGCATGGATGGTAAGACCGAATATTCATAAGCTGGGCTTTACAAGCGGTAGTTTTAATTTCCGTAACACATATGTTACTCAATAAAGAAGTAAATTATGACTTTGAGCTTAAATAATTATGGATTTATATTTAGATTATATAAAACGTAATAAACAATAATTCAAAAAATAATAATTTATATTTTAATTATAATTTTCACATCAATATTTTTAAATATTGATGTGTTTTTATGTTTTAATAAATAAATTCAAGTCTTTTGCAAGTGCAAATTCTAGACAAGTATATGTTTTTTATCTACAGTAATAATAAAAGGGAGATATTATTATGGACACAGAACAGTTTTGCTATACTAAAAATAATTTTGAAATTTCAAATACTCCAACTTTTGTAAAAGATTCTAGTAAAGATCTCAAACATATAAAGAAACAGATTAAGGATAATGTCAAACATCTAAAGAAAGCTCAATCTAAAATGTTTGCACGTCACGAATACAGCATTTTAATTGTGCTCCAGGGGATGGATGCTTCCGGAAAAGATAGTATGATTAAGCATATCCTTTCTGGAGTAAGTCCGAGTGGTTGCAATGTAGTTAGCTTTAAACAACCCACGGAAGAGGAAAAACTTCATGACTATATGTGGCGTGTAAATCGCAAATTACCTCCACGTGGCCATATTGGTGTATTTAATCGCTCTTATTATGAAGATGTAGTGGTTACCCGCGTTCATCCTCAAATCATCTTGAATGATTATTTGCCAAATATCCATTCTTTATCAGATATTAATGAAGAGTTCTTTGAAAATCGCTATACAAATATCAGAAACTATGAAAACTATTTGACTCAAAACGGATATGTCATTCTCAAGTTTTTCCTCCATATTTCTAAAGCTGAGCAAAAGAGACGTTTTTTAGCACGGATTGATACTCCACGAAAGAATTGGAAATTATCCGCATCAGATATCAAAGAGCGTCAATATTGGAACAAGTATCAAGCTGTTTATCAAAAAGCCATCAATGCTACGGCTACTAAAGAAAACCCTTGGTATGTTATCCCATCTGATGATAAATGGTATTCACGCTTAATTGTGTCAAACATTTTAACTAAACGAGTTAATAAGATGCCATTAGCTTATCCTACTTTGACAGCTATGCAAAAGAAAGATTTGGTTTTGGCAAAGCAATTTTTAGAAGATGAAGATAAATATTAACTTAGTACTATAAAAAATTGACCTTAGAATATCTAAGATCAATTTTTTGCTCTTAAAAGGAGAAAAGATGAAACGAATATTAGTAATTGGCTCACCAGGAGCCGGGAAGAGTACTTTCTCAAGAAAATTACATAACAAATTTGATTTGCCGCTTTTTTATTTAGATAATCTGTTTTGGAAAGCAGATAAGACAACAATTCCACCTAAAATGTTAAATAAACAAATTAGGTCTATCTTGAAACAACCTCAATGGATAATAGACGGTAACTACAGTCAATATCTTTTAGATGAACGATTGGATGCTTGCGATACAGTCTTTTTTCTAGACTATGATGTAGAAACATGTTTACAAGGGGTACGAGATAGAATAAGAAAAAAGCGTCCTGATCTACCGTGGATTGAACAAGAAGAGGATCCCGAATTTATGGAATATATTCGCCAATTTCCTTTGACTAAACGCCCACAGATAATTGAGACTTTAAGTAAACATCCTCAAATTAATCAATACCAGTTTAAAAATCGTAAGTACGCAAGTGATTTTTTAAATCAGTATAAGGGGTAAAACATGATATTATAAATATAGAATTCATCTAGAAGGGGATGCACTTATGTCGACAATTATTTTAAGACTTTTACATAATGCGAATATATCTATTGAAGAGATTTCTAAAAAAAGTCACATACCTCTCGATGCCTTGGTAAATGCGACTGAAGAACCTATTGAGTTCTGGACTATTAGAGAATTAAATGCGTTTGCAGAAAGCTTGAAAATTAAACCTAGTGAACTATTGGAAGAATTACAGCCTTCAACTTATATACTCGACATTAATGACGATACTCAAACTATCCAAGGAGTTAATATATCTAATCTTGAAAATTATTATACGATTAGAGCTGTAGTCGAAGCTGAACATTTAGAAGGTTGGAATCCTGTTGCAGCTGATATTACATACTTAAATAACCAATTTGTTAATCCTGATTCTGAATTTATAAAAGACGTTGAAAGTGCATTAAATGAATATGATGTCAACACAGAAGAACAATGAATACTATGTAAAGAAGTTTTTATATCCAAATGGCACATTAAAGAATAAGCTAAATATAAGAGATAAAGAAAAATTACAAAATATAGAATATATTGGAAGTGCCGCTAGAGCAGTGGTCTTACTCAAAAATAAGCCTAAGATCAAGACGATTAAAGAACTCCAATTTGTTCATAAAGCAATGTTTGGTTGGCTTTATCCTTGGGCTGGCCAAATTCGTGATTATAATTTATCGAAAGATAACTATCAATTTTTGGAAGGAGATAGGCAAGAGTTTGGTATTCAGAATATCAACGAATTGCTAAAGAAAAAGAGCAAATTAACTCATTTAACTAATCTGGACTATGCTGAACTCCTTGACGAAATCAATTATCTGCATCCCTTTAGAGAAGGGAATGGTCGCTCATCTAAGGTATTTTTACAATGTTTAGCAGCAAATCACGGACAAGTAATTGACTTCCCACGAAAAAATGATGAAATGATTGCTGCTCAAAATACTGCAGATATTGAAAAAATTTCTAAATTGATACGTATTCAAAATTTATATAGTCGTAAAGCTGCCTTTGGTCAATTAGAATCTATTCAAACAGATAATGAGCCACATAAGGATTAAGTATACCTATCCTGGTTTATTTTTTAAAACAAGAATTTTAATCAAACATGTTTTAGGGCTCCCCTTGACCCTACAGATCCCGATTATTACAACTAAAAAACATCCCTCTAGCTGGACAAATTATCCAAGTTAGAGGGATGTTTTTATTTTAGTCCTTAATTTTTAAAGGTTTCAGTTGCGATTCAATTTCATCAAGTCCTACTCCGGCTTGAATTAAGGATGCCGCTGTGTAAGCACCCTCAACAAAAGCCGCATCGTATAGATGAACCGTTTTTTTGTCAGTCATTTCCATAGCCATTTCAAGGTTCATCTTGGCACTTCCTAAATCATAAAATGCCAAGATTTCATCCGCTTCATTATCATCAAATGCATCCATGATCTTTTCCA is a window of Lactobacillus intestinalis DNA encoding:
- a CDS encoding Fic/DOC family protein; amino-acid sequence: MMSTQKNNEYYVKKFLYPNGTLKNKLNIRDKEKLQNIEYIGSAARAVVLLKNKPKIKTIKELQFVHKAMFGWLYPWAGQIRDYNLSKDNYQFLEGDRQEFGIQNINELLKKKSKLTHLTNLDYAELLDEINYLHPFREGNGRSSKVFLQCLAANHGQVIDFPRKNDEMIAAQNTADIEKISKLIRIQNLYSRKAAFGQLESIQTDNEPHKD
- a CDS encoding tyrosine-type recombinase/integrase, yielding MKQIVKPIKDSWVLSAVQQSLKEDFKTGQRNYTIFQVGKATLLRVSDVLRLKKSDVYDERGRVKRNAYIIDKKTRKPNTLYLKPVERDLEDYFDWLKKYQQENPTDPVFFSEWLFPSFTHPDKHIDEKRYYMIMHKVGEKLNINYLGTHTMRKTGAYRVYQQTNHNIALVMKLLNHSSEEMTLAYLGLDQDTREHILDTIDFG
- a CDS encoding PPK2 family polyphosphate kinase codes for the protein MDTEQFCYTKNNFEISNTPTFVKDSSKDLKHIKKQIKDNVKHLKKAQSKMFARHEYSILIVLQGMDASGKDSMIKHILSGVSPSGCNVVSFKQPTEEEKLHDYMWRVNRKLPPRGHIGVFNRSYYEDVVVTRVHPQIILNDYLPNIHSLSDINEEFFENRYTNIRNYENYLTQNGYVILKFFLHISKAEQKRRFLARIDTPRKNWKLSASDIKERQYWNKYQAVYQKAINATATKENPWYVIPSDDKWYSRLIVSNILTKRVNKMPLAYPTLTAMQKKDLVLAKQFLEDEDKY
- the dhaM gene encoding dihydroxyacetone kinase phosphoryl donor subunit DhaM, yielding MSLGITLVSHVPEIAEGLPKLLNQVAKDVPITTAGGTNDGDIGTSMEKIMDAFDDNEADEILAFYDLGSAKMNLEMAMEMTDKKTVHLYDAAFVEGAYTAASLIQAGVGLDEIESQLKPLKIKD
- a CDS encoding peptide ABC transporter substrate-binding protein; this translates as MKKWVKLFGGMATTAVAVGMSACSNSSTQAKYDKTLSWMTTSEIQTLDQNKMVDTTSGEQGVNVFEGLNRLDDQGNIRPAVAKKSIPSKDGKTWTFTLRKNAKWSNGDPVTADDFVYSLQRTLDPKTHSQQQNIYQAVKNANEVAAGKASPAKLGVEAKDKHTLVVHLKNPVPYFKTMTASNWNPVNERVAKKYGKKYGTASKYMVYNGPYIHTGWTGSNLSWKLKKNNYYWDKKNVKLNTVNYSVQKTPSTDYNLYQSKKLDGAYLDASASKQLKHQAGYRVFSADQTEYLTYSLTNNKDLANVNLRRAISMALNRKALAKTVGPANTVATTFTGPEETVGSTNFNKYFAKTNATSKYTNFNKKEAQVLFNQALKELKKPKVEFTLGGDDDDVSKKVMEYLQSQLESTFGKQMVVNVRSMPKTTRVSNMLNGKYDVDLTGLITDYTDPNSMLGSMTTGENYNFGKWSNKKFDRYINASNKEMNTQKRLEDLTKAEEVLDSQQPLTPLYHEGQAWMVRPNIHKLGFTSGSFNFRNTYVTQ
- a CDS encoding adenylate kinase gives rise to the protein MKRILVIGSPGAGKSTFSRKLHNKFDLPLFYLDNLFWKADKTTIPPKMLNKQIRSILKQPQWIIDGNYSQYLLDERLDACDTVFFLDYDVETCLQGVRDRIRKKRPDLPWIEQEEDPEFMEYIRQFPLTKRPQIIETLSKHPQINQYQFKNRKYASDFLNQYKG